Proteins from a genomic interval of Marispirochaeta aestuarii:
- a CDS encoding enolase C-terminal domain-like protein, with the protein MSSYKDQKIQGSPVVTGMKVIPVAGYDSMLLSLSGAHGPVFTRNIVILTDSSGKTGLGEVHGGEHILAALKSYIPHVVGKPIGDYKGILKSLSGADPGRSADGGEGLQELDLSQLRFVVHAEIAVESALLDLLGQYLQVPAAALLGDGLQRDRVLMLGYLFFVADKNGTDLPYLDEKSSPVPWFRIRRQAALTVDAILEQAGAAREHYGFRDFKLKGGVLEGEKEAEVIRALAKEFPDARINIDPNGAWSLEEAVRLCLEMKEDLSYAEDPCGPEQGFSGREIMAEFKTATNIPVATNMIATNWRQFHHSVVLKSVDIPLADPHFWTMSGSVRAAQVCNDWGLTWGSHSNNHFDISLAIFTQVAAAAPGDITAMDTHWIWQDGQRLTKEPYSISGGYIEIPEKPGLGLEIDMQRVEEAHRLYKTLKHGDRDDAEAMQYLIPGWKFDSKRPALVR; encoded by the coding sequence ATGAGTTCATACAAGGATCAGAAGATTCAGGGATCCCCTGTAGTTACCGGGATGAAGGTTATTCCAGTGGCCGGCTACGACAGTATGCTGCTCTCCTTAAGCGGAGCACACGGTCCCGTTTTTACCAGAAATATCGTAATCCTCACCGACAGTTCCGGGAAAACCGGCCTCGGGGAGGTCCACGGCGGCGAGCATATCCTTGCCGCTCTGAAAAGCTATATACCCCATGTGGTGGGAAAACCCATCGGGGATTACAAGGGTATTCTCAAGTCCCTCTCCGGGGCGGACCCGGGGCGCAGTGCCGACGGAGGAGAAGGTCTGCAGGAACTGGATCTGAGTCAGCTCCGCTTTGTTGTCCACGCCGAGATAGCCGTTGAATCGGCTCTTCTGGACCTTTTGGGACAGTACCTGCAGGTTCCTGCGGCAGCTCTTCTGGGGGACGGTCTGCAGCGGGACAGGGTCCTTATGCTGGGGTACCTCTTTTTTGTAGCGGATAAAAACGGCACAGATCTTCCCTACCTGGATGAGAAGTCCAGCCCGGTGCCATGGTTCAGGATCAGGCGTCAGGCCGCTTTGACCGTCGATGCAATCCTTGAGCAGGCCGGGGCCGCAAGGGAGCATTACGGCTTCAGGGATTTCAAGCTGAAGGGGGGAGTTCTGGAGGGAGAAAAAGAGGCGGAGGTAATCAGGGCCCTGGCGAAGGAGTTTCCCGATGCCCGTATCAATATAGATCCCAACGGCGCCTGGTCTCTGGAGGAGGCGGTACGGCTCTGCCTGGAAATGAAGGAGGATCTGAGCTACGCGGAAGACCCCTGCGGTCCCGAACAGGGATTCTCAGGCCGGGAGATCATGGCGGAGTTCAAAACTGCGACAAACATTCCCGTTGCCACGAACATGATTGCCACCAACTGGCGGCAGTTCCATCACTCCGTGGTCCTGAAATCCGTGGATATTCCCCTGGCGGACCCCCATTTCTGGACCATGAGCGGTTCAGTCCGGGCTGCCCAGGTCTGCAATGACTGGGGACTTACCTGGGGTTCCCACTCCAACAACCACTTCGATATCTCTCTGGCAATCTTCACCCAGGTGGCCGCCGCTGCACCCGGCGACATTACCGCCATGGATACCCACTGGATCTGGCAGGATGGGCAACGTCTTACAAAGGAGCCCTACAGCATCAGTGGAGGGTATATTGAGATTCCGGAAAAACCGGGCCTTGGCCTTGAAATCGATATGCAGCGGGTAGAGGAGGCCCACAGGCTCTACAAAACCCTGAAGCACGGGGATCGCGACGATGCGGAGGCCATGCAGTACCTTATTCCGGGCTGGAAGTTCGACAGCAAGCGTCCGGCCCTTGTCCGCTGA